The following proteins come from a genomic window of Montipora foliosa isolate CH-2021 chromosome 2, ASM3666993v2, whole genome shotgun sequence:
- the LOC137991059 gene encoding QRFP-like peptide receptor has protein sequence MKNNTTRLSLNEFISTQDILFASLYSFIIILGVTGNCLVIIIVRKTPSMHTTTNYLLMNLAVADLLTLLLCPGLYDFALTSVRLQGLIGDLICKLFAGNAIIPISINASVLTVCTIAVERYLALVKPFHTTLRMSKTSVGYVVAMLWIVAVVSCIPDIKANTFNISASSRYPCKHPWTLQEYTFQKPYIIFTCICFGFVSSLVVLFCYIEIVRGLYFTKTICSAPTITEAERREKKQLARLLVWLSIVFALCTLPFAVFFMFLVFADTSIVQNNYDKLSFLYRIFQFLLISNSFWNPILYACQSSNYRNGFRHFCTCCEIVFFRCFRRENDRVAHTAEADP, from the coding sequence ATGAAGAATAATACAACAAGGCTATCTCTTAATGAGTTCATCTCTACTCAGGATATACTTTTTGCTTCGTTGTACTCGTTTATTATTATCCTTGGCGTCACTGGAAACTGCCTGGTGATCATCATTGTTCGCAAAACACCATCAATGCACACTACAACCAACTATCTCTTGATGAACTTGGCTGTTGCTGATTTATTGACTCTCTTACTCTGTCCTGGATTATATGACTTTGCTCTCACATCGGTTCGTCTTCAGGGACTCATAGGAGATTTGATCTGCAAGCTGTTTGCGGGAAATGCTATTATACCAATCTCCATCAACGCATCAGTTCTCACGGTTTGCACAATTGCAGTAGAAAGATATTTGGCACTTGTTAAACCTTTTCATACCACATTGAGAATGTCCAAGACATCCGTTGGATATGTTGTTGCTATGCTTTGGATTGTTGCCGTAGTATCTTGCATCCCTGATATTAAAGCCAATACGTTTAACATCAGTGCATCCTCCAGGTATCCATGCAAACACCCGTGGACTTTACAGGAGTACACTTTTCAGAAGCCGTATATTATATTTACTTGCATCTGTTTTGGTTTCGTAAGCTCTCTCGTGGTTTTATTTTGTTACATTGAAATTGTTCGAGGTTTGTACTTCACAAAAACAATCTGCTCGGCCCCTACTATCACAGAAGCTGAAAGGCGGGAAAAGAAGCAACTGGCTCGTCTTCTTGTGTGGTTAAGCATTGTGTTTGCTCTTTGCACATTGCCATTCGCAGTATTTTTTATGTTCCTAGTCTTTGCGGACACAAGCATCGTGCAAAACAATTATGACAAATTGTCCTTCCTTTATAGAATATTTCAATTTCTGCttatttcaaattcattttggaATCCAATTTTATACGCCTGCCAGAGCTCAAACTATCGCAATGGGTTCCGCCATTTTTGCACTTGTTGTGAAATAGTTTTCTTCCGGTGTTTTCGGAGGGAAAATGACCGTGTTGCACACACAGCCGAGGCCGACCCATGA